In [Leptolyngbya] sp. PCC 7376, a genomic segment contains:
- a CDS encoding 2OG-Fe(II) oxygenase, whose product MEFPLGVKFRYESVPLLWEIKEVYSKAGCQRFIRKIESSNPAIATRNPMFRNQDRVIFDDKKIADDLFERIKDSLPQQIDDFSVSRLNERLRCYRYNIGQKFEPHMDHWYQANDREISLFSVLVYFNSDFEGGETRFMEQLNAVIKPEIGKVAVFQHKLRHEGCEVLQGIKYAMRTDVMYVKNQLVKS is encoded by the coding sequence ATGGAATTTCCTCTAGGCGTTAAATTTCGATATGAGTCTGTTCCATTGTTGTGGGAAATAAAAGAGGTTTATTCTAAAGCTGGATGTCAAAGATTTATTCGGAAAATTGAGAGCTCAAACCCTGCAATTGCGACTCGTAATCCGATGTTCCGCAATCAAGATCGAGTGATTTTTGATGATAAAAAAATTGCGGATGATTTATTCGAAAGAATTAAAGATTCTCTGCCTCAGCAAATTGATGATTTTTCTGTAAGTCGTCTCAATGAAAGACTCAGATGCTATCGATATAACATCGGTCAAAAGTTTGAACCGCATATGGATCATTGGTATCAAGCTAATGATCGAGAAATATCTTTGTTTTCAGTGCTGGTTTATTTCAATAGTGATTTTGAGGGCGGCGAAACCAGATTTATGGAGCAGTTAAATGCCGTTATCAAACCAGAAATTGGCAAGGTTGCAGTCTTCCAACATAAGCTTCGTCATGAAGGTTGCGAAGTTCTACAGGGAATAAAATATGCGATGCGAACAGACGTGATGTACGTCAAAAATCAACTCGTGAAAAGTTGA
- a CDS encoding RluA family pseudouridine synthase, with amino-acid sequence MLNQGWIYYDRLKPKDIGLKVLDFYTQNYRHSTREEWGDRLLAQQIFVDGEPAQPNQILKKNQRLEYHRAPWDEPDAPLDYEILHEEADFLIIDKPSGLPVLPGGFFLENTLLHQLRKNFPDETPIPIHRLGRGTSGLMILARSPVAKKNLSQQLRLHQIKKIYHALILAGDYPDHVTITTPIGKVPHPILGSIHAAHPEGKYSHSEMTVLRREPKTSLVAMDIKTGRPHQIRIHVAAIGFPLVGDPLYDVGGIPKIPADPTQTALPGDLGYSLRAMELKFRHPQTSEIQHFYGREKPWNCIN; translated from the coding sequence ATGCTTAATCAAGGTTGGATTTATTATGATCGCCTGAAGCCAAAGGACATTGGGTTAAAGGTGTTAGATTTTTATACCCAAAATTATCGACACTCTACCCGTGAGGAATGGGGCGATCGCCTTTTAGCTCAGCAAATATTTGTGGATGGAGAACCTGCGCAACCCAACCAAATCCTCAAAAAAAATCAACGACTCGAATACCATCGTGCGCCATGGGACGAACCAGATGCACCTTTAGATTATGAAATTTTGCATGAAGAAGCAGATTTTTTGATCATTGATAAACCGTCTGGATTGCCTGTGTTACCCGGTGGTTTTTTTCTTGAAAATACGCTGTTGCACCAACTCCGCAAAAATTTTCCTGATGAAACCCCTATTCCAATTCATCGTTTAGGTCGGGGTACTTCTGGGCTCATGATTCTGGCGCGATCGCCTGTTGCAAAAAAAAATCTGAGCCAACAACTCCGCCTACACCAAATCAAAAAAATCTACCATGCATTGATTCTTGCAGGCGACTACCCTGACCATGTCACAATCACCACACCGATCGGCAAAGTCCCTCACCCTATCCTAGGCTCTATTCACGCAGCTCATCCAGAAGGGAAATATTCCCATAGCGAAATGACTGTGCTCAGACGTGAGCCCAAAACTTCACTTGTTGCCATGGATATTAAGACAGGGCGACCGCACCAAATTCGGATTCATGTAGCAGCGATTGGTTTTCCCTTGGTTGGAGATCCTTTGTATGACGTTGGTGGCATTCCGAAAATTCCTGCTGACCCAACTCAAACAGCATTACCCGGAGATCTTGGCTATTCTTTGCGTGCCATGGAACTCAAATTTCGACATCCGCAAACTTCTGAAATACAGCATTTTTACGGTAGAGAGAAGCCTTGGAATTGCATAAACTAA
- a CDS encoding DnaJ C-terminal domain-containing protein, translating to MNNLRNYYEILGVPRNASSDEIKRAFRRLARRYHPDVNPGDKVAEEKFKDINEAYEILSDDGRRSQYDQFSRAVNNKYTRPGFNRTQNRNKRNDFSQFANIGSVNPFGDKNRQSSQQTQSRTRTGSYDDYRAGTTKTTKVATPKSPSKRDVEARLTLPLEKAYRGGRERIRLEDGRSLEVEMPPHMVDGQRIRLRNQGINGGDLYLKITVARHPFFDIQGADIYCQLPLSPTEAILGGSIEIPTIDGLVKMTVPNGVKAGQRLRLANKGYPRSSGNRGDQFVEVQIVLPAEITPEEKALYEKLREVESFNPRKDIYQYS from the coding sequence ATGAACAATTTGCGTAACTATTATGAAATTTTAGGCGTTCCTCGGAATGCTTCGAGTGATGAGATTAAGCGGGCATTTCGTCGGTTAGCACGTCGATATCATCCTGATGTCAATCCCGGTGATAAGGTTGCTGAGGAAAAATTTAAGGATATTAACGAAGCCTACGAAATTCTCTCAGATGATGGGCGGCGATCGCAGTATGACCAATTCAGTCGTGCGGTCAACAATAAATATACGCGTCCCGGTTTTAACCGGACTCAAAATCGTAATAAGCGAAACGATTTTAGCCAATTTGCAAATATTGGTAGCGTAAATCCTTTTGGGGATAAAAATCGCCAGTCTTCGCAACAAACCCAATCACGTACCCGCACAGGGAGCTATGACGATTACCGTGCTGGTACAACCAAAACCACGAAAGTTGCGACACCAAAATCACCTTCAAAGCGTGATGTTGAGGCTCGGTTAACGTTGCCACTTGAAAAGGCTTACCGAGGTGGTCGCGAGCGCATTCGTCTAGAAGATGGGCGATCGCTGGAAGTAGAGATGCCGCCTCATATGGTCGATGGTCAGCGCATTCGACTGCGAAATCAAGGCATTAATGGTGGTGATCTATATCTGAAAATCACAGTTGCTCGTCACCCATTTTTTGATATCCAAGGTGCAGATATTTATTGCCAGTTACCCTTGAGTCCAACGGAGGCAATCTTAGGGGGATCTATCGAGATTCCAACGATTGATGGACTAGTCAAAATGACTGTCCCGAATGGTGTGAAAGCCGGACAGAGATTGCGGTTGGCGAATAAAGGATATCCCCGCAGTTCGGGGAATCGTGGCGATCAGTTTGTGGAAGTGCAGATTGTGTTGCCTGCCGAAATTACTCCTGAAGAAAAAGCACTATACGAAAAATTGCGGGAAGTGGAAAGTTTTAATCCGCGCAAAGATATTTATCAGTACTCATAA
- the dnaK gene encoding molecular chaperone DnaK — MGRVVGIDLGTTNSVVAVMEGSKPIVIANSEGTRTTPSVVGFNKDGELLVGQMARRQSVLNPQNTYYGVKRFMGRRYAELNSDSKQVPYTIRRTEEDAIKIRCPRLRQEFAPEEISAKIIRRLADEAERYLGEEVTGAVITVPAYFNDSQRQATRDAGRIAGLEVLRILNEPTAAALAYGLEQKESSSILVFDLGGGTFDVSVLEVGDGVFEVKSTSGDTQLGGNDFDRKIVDWLAEQFLEAEDIDLRKDRQSLQRLTEAAEKAKIELSGVTTTEINLPFITATEDGPKHLETQLDRATFESLSGELVSRLRRPIKRALQDAGISPVQIREVVLVGGSTRIPLVQGLVRSFIDREPNQNVNPDEVVAVGAAIQAGILGGEVKDILLLDVTPLSLGLETIGGVMKKLIPRNTTIPVRRSDIFSTGENNQTVVEIHVMQGEREMAQGNKSLGRFKLTGIPPAPRGVPQVQVSFDIDANGILQVAARDKTTGREQSITVQGSSTLTDAEVNRMMRDAEQFSREDRERREKVEKRNRAKALTDQASRRLKEVTLDFGSQFASYYRRRIESLSQEILEGLKQNDDRRLDRAQADLQDALYELNREVRMQYDDEDESFFSTIKKTFIGDDEDDDYYYDSRQASRPTSGYGAGRAYDAPRQPQQDRGYEYDRRQPPQRQQPPAQDYNYGAANPPRQNYSGNRPMNDGGAGYGNGSAPRRPEERSPEQRPPRRRPPQPSARDPYEQRNVSRKYYSEGKGRNIPYENDWDEDDEWF; from the coding sequence ATGGGTAGAGTAGTCGGCATCGATCTCGGAACCACGAATTCCGTCGTTGCAGTAATGGAAGGCAGCAAACCCATTGTTATTGCCAACTCAGAGGGAACGAGAACAACTCCTTCAGTTGTCGGCTTTAACAAAGACGGCGAACTTCTCGTCGGACAAATGGCGCGTCGGCAATCCGTCCTAAACCCCCAGAATACTTACTATGGCGTCAAACGCTTTATGGGTAGACGCTACGCAGAACTAAACTCCGATTCGAAGCAAGTCCCTTACACGATTCGTCGCACCGAAGAAGATGCGATTAAAATCCGCTGTCCTCGTCTGCGCCAAGAATTTGCTCCCGAAGAGATCTCCGCAAAAATTATCCGTCGCCTTGCTGACGAAGCAGAACGTTACCTAGGCGAAGAAGTTACGGGCGCAGTTATCACCGTGCCTGCTTATTTCAATGATTCCCAGCGCCAAGCGACCCGTGATGCTGGACGAATTGCAGGCTTAGAAGTTTTACGCATTCTCAATGAACCTACTGCCGCCGCCCTGGCCTATGGTTTAGAGCAAAAAGAAAGCTCTTCAATCCTTGTTTTTGACCTTGGTGGCGGTACGTTTGATGTCTCCGTCCTTGAAGTGGGTGATGGCGTCTTTGAAGTGAAATCGACCAGCGGTGATACCCAGCTTGGTGGTAACGACTTTGACCGCAAGATTGTCGATTGGCTTGCAGAACAATTTCTCGAAGCAGAAGATATTGATCTCCGTAAAGATCGTCAGTCATTACAACGTCTTACTGAAGCTGCCGAAAAAGCGAAGATTGAACTCTCTGGTGTCACAACTACTGAAATCAACTTACCCTTCATCACCGCAACTGAAGATGGCCCTAAGCATTTAGAAACCCAGCTTGATCGCGCAACTTTTGAAAGTTTGAGTGGTGAATTGGTTAGCCGTTTACGTCGTCCTATTAAGCGTGCCCTTCAGGATGCTGGCATTAGCCCAGTACAAATTCGGGAAGTGGTTCTCGTTGGTGGCTCTACTCGTATTCCGTTAGTGCAGGGATTAGTTCGTAGTTTTATTGACCGTGAACCCAACCAAAATGTGAACCCCGATGAAGTGGTTGCTGTGGGAGCAGCGATTCAAGCTGGCATTCTCGGTGGTGAAGTCAAAGATATTCTGTTGCTCGATGTGACACCCCTCTCCCTTGGGCTTGAGACGATTGGTGGGGTAATGAAAAAACTCATCCCCAGAAATACAACCATTCCGGTGCGGCGCTCGGATATTTTCTCGACAGGTGAGAACAATCAAACTGTTGTGGAAATCCATGTGATGCAAGGTGAGCGGGAGATGGCTCAGGGAAATAAATCCCTTGGTCGCTTTAAGCTGACGGGTATTCCACCCGCGCCACGGGGCGTGCCGCAAGTGCAGGTATCGTTTGATATTGATGCCAATGGTATTTTGCAAGTTGCCGCGCGCGATAAAACCACTGGTCGTGAGCAGAGCATTACAGTACAGGGTTCATCCACATTGACGGATGCGGAAGTGAACCGTATGATGCGCGATGCCGAGCAATTCTCGCGGGAAGATCGTGAGCGACGTGAAAAGGTTGAAAAGCGTAATCGGGCGAAGGCATTAACAGATCAAGCTTCGAGACGATTGAAAGAAGTGACGCTTGATTTTGGGAGTCAATTTGCGAGTTATTATCGCCGTCGCATTGAGAGTTTGTCCCAGGAAATTCTTGAGGGTCTTAAGCAAAATGATGATCGCCGCCTAGATCGGGCGCAGGCAGATCTACAGGATGCGTTATATGAGTTAAACCGCGAAGTGCGCATGCAATATGACGATGAGGATGAATCATTCTTCAGCACCATCAAGAAAACCTTTATTGGCGATGATGAAGACGATGATTATTACTACGATTCTCGTCAAGCTTCTCGACCCACTAGTGGTTATGGAGCTGGACGCGCTTATGATGCGCCACGTCAACCTCAACAAGATCGCGGTTATGAATATGATCGGCGTCAACCACCCCAAAGACAGCAGCCACCAGCACAGGATTATAACTATGGAGCCGCTAATCCTCCCCGCCAAAATTACAGCGGCAATCGACCGATGAATGATGGTGGCGCTGGATATGGCAATGGTTCAGCACCTCGTCGTCCAGAGGAACGTTCCCCTGAGCAGCGTCCACCCCGTCGTCGCCCACCACAGCCTTCAGCGAGAGATCCCTACGAACAGCGTAATGTTTCACGGAAGTATTACAGTGAAGGCAAAGGTCGGAACATTCCCTACGAAAATGATTGGGACGAAGATGATGAATGGTTCTAA
- a CDS encoding tetratricopeptide repeat protein: MQNSKKVESQSDDHEALFDQGYGFSNDGKYEEALACYNEAIKLEPDYYAAWLNRGNVCYKLGRYEDSIMSYDQALEIRPICEHALNNRRFVCKEKSDELLNSFDECTALYTDDDPESWYIQALVYEAFGQFYEVVMHCDDALSVKSDYSRAWYERANALYELKRYEEAVDSYNKTVEFNPKNNEARYRCSNTLCLLKKYDEALASYDETLAFDPENIDAINNKGLVLKELGRKEEALDCYGKVLELKPDHHYAWHNRVADLSAMGRQEEALASYDKATECDPNCETTWYNRAIVLELSERNEEAIASYDKALELTPNDNQTRYKKALALEKTGQYEAAIDIYDYLIEIRPNYYLTWFQKGIALEKSGEYEAAIASYDKALELRPDLHDAWQKRGDVLSALGREEEAIASHKKATEGIITVAPDYIIIDGKKIQT; the protein is encoded by the coding sequence ATGCAAAATTCTAAGAAGGTTGAGTCTCAGTCAGATGACCATGAAGCGCTGTTTGATCAAGGCTACGGCTTCAGTAATGACGGCAAATATGAAGAAGCCCTTGCTTGCTATAACGAGGCTATAAAACTAGAGCCAGATTATTATGCTGCTTGGTTAAATCGAGGTAATGTCTGCTACAAGCTTGGTCGATATGAAGACTCAATTATGAGTTATGACCAGGCTTTAGAGATTCGACCAATTTGTGAGCATGCCCTCAATAACAGGCGGTTTGTCTGTAAAGAAAAATCGGATGAGCTACTCAATAGCTTTGATGAATGCACTGCATTGTATACCGATGATGATCCGGAGAGTTGGTATATTCAAGCGCTCGTGTATGAAGCGTTTGGGCAATTCTATGAAGTTGTCATGCACTGTGATGATGCGCTCAGTGTGAAATCTGATTATTCCCGGGCTTGGTATGAACGAGCCAATGCTTTATATGAACTGAAGAGATATGAGGAAGCTGTTGATAGCTACAACAAAACGGTAGAGTTTAACCCAAAAAATAATGAAGCTAGATATCGTTGTAGTAATACATTGTGTCTGTTAAAGAAATACGATGAAGCGCTGGCAAGCTACGATGAAACGCTGGCATTTGACCCAGAGAATATTGATGCAATAAATAATAAGGGTTTAGTTCTGAAGGAGTTGGGGAGAAAAGAGGAAGCTCTAGATTGCTATGGTAAAGTTCTTGAACTGAAGCCTGATCATCACTATGCATGGCATAATCGGGTCGCTGATTTATCGGCAATGGGTCGGCAAGAAGAGGCTCTCGCCAGCTATGACAAAGCGACGGAATGTGACCCGAATTGTGAAACGACATGGTACAACCGAGCCATTGTTTTAGAACTATCGGAGAGGAATGAGGAGGCGATCGCCAGCTACGATAAAGCCCTCGAACTGACTCCGAATGATAATCAAACGCGATATAAAAAAGCACTAGCTTTAGAGAAAACTGGACAATATGAAGCGGCAATTGATATCTATGATTACCTCATCGAAATCAGGCCCAATTACTATCTCACCTGGTTTCAAAAAGGGATTGCCCTAGAGAAGTCAGGTGAGTATGAGGCGGCGATCGCCAGCTACGATAAAGCCCTTGAGCTGAGACCGGATTTACACGATGCATGGCAAAAGCGAGGTGATGTCTTGTCTGCTCTAGGTAGAGAAGAAGAGGCGATCGCCAGCCACAAAAAAGCTACTGAAGGAATCATTACAGTGGCTCCTGATTACATCATCATTGACGGCAAAAAAATACAAACTTGA
- a CDS encoding tetratricopeptide repeat protein has protein sequence MMKLGIRYWVIFGSTFFLAQAPLFAQVPVEQSPLILMPLEIAQNNDETSAVETPEAEDSSASDIERLEAIQFYNSGVDKLTNGDYLGAIDDFSASLAIDANDADAFYNRGYSHHILGEYQAAYDDYGSAVELNPEFADAYGNRCYAAYLLKQYEEALVSCEAAIDLKDDNPDFFINRGNTYDDLAVVAIEADNPDLAAEYHEKAIADYNAAIDLKPDHAKAYYNRALAYNRLGDHQAAADDYSASLERKENFGEAYFNRGISYYQLDQMDLAIADLTKAAEIFGEQNQAVNQSQALEILESLKP, from the coding sequence ATGATGAAACTTGGCATTCGATATTGGGTCATCTTCGGCAGCACTTTCTTTCTTGCTCAGGCTCCTCTTTTTGCACAGGTGCCGGTTGAGCAGTCTCCACTGATATTGATGCCGTTAGAAATCGCACAAAATAATGACGAAACAAGCGCTGTTGAAACGCCTGAGGCTGAGGACAGTAGCGCAAGCGATATTGAGCGTCTTGAAGCAATCCAGTTTTATAATTCTGGCGTTGATAAATTAACCAATGGTGATTATCTCGGAGCAATAGACGACTTCTCTGCTTCTCTCGCCATTGATGCAAATGATGCCGATGCCTTTTATAATCGCGGTTACAGCCACCATATTTTAGGTGAATACCAAGCTGCTTATGATGATTATGGCAGTGCAGTTGAGCTAAATCCTGAATTTGCCGATGCTTATGGAAATCGTTGTTATGCGGCCTATTTGCTCAAGCAGTATGAAGAAGCTCTTGTGAGTTGCGAAGCGGCAATTGACTTAAAAGACGACAACCCAGACTTTTTTATCAATCGCGGCAATACCTATGATGATCTCGCGGTAGTTGCCATCGAAGCCGATAATCCAGACCTTGCCGCCGAGTATCACGAGAAGGCGATCGCCGATTATAATGCTGCCATCGATCTCAAACCTGATCACGCGAAGGCCTATTACAACAGGGCTTTAGCCTATAACCGTCTCGGGGATCACCAAGCTGCGGCTGATGATTACAGTGCAAGTTTGGAACGCAAAGAAAATTTTGGCGAAGCCTACTTTAATCGCGGCATTTCCTATTATCAGCTCGATCAAATGGATCTGGCGATCGCCGACTTAACGAAAGCGGCAGAAATTTTTGGCGAACAAAACCAAGCCGTCAACCAATCCCAAGCCCTCGAGATCCTTGAAAGCTTAAAACCCTAG
- a CDS encoding type II toxin-antitoxin system VapC family toxin, whose translation MIYLLDTNTCIGYLNCRDPILYEHFQNVSTEDVCICDVVKSELYYGAYTGSQVVGNLETLKYFLAELISLPFDSKSAQLCGKIRADLRKKGISLGAYDLQIAAIALSHDLILVTHNTKEFSLIDSLKLIDWQV comes from the coding sequence ATGATTTATTTGCTGGATACCAACACCTGCATCGGCTACCTCAACTGCCGGGATCCAATTTTGTACGAACACTTTCAGAATGTTTCGACAGAGGATGTTTGTATTTGTGATGTGGTGAAATCAGAGCTTTATTACGGCGCGTATACGGGTTCTCAAGTAGTTGGAAATTTAGAGACTTTAAAGTACTTTTTAGCGGAATTAATTAGTTTGCCGTTTGATAGCAAATCAGCCCAGCTTTGCGGCAAGATACGAGCAGATCTACGGAAAAAAGGGATATCTCTTGGTGCTTACGATTTGCAGATTGCGGCGATCGCCCTGTCCCATGATTTAATCCTCGTTACCCATAACACCAAAGAATTTAGTCTGATTGATAGTTTGAAGTTAATTGATTGGCAGGTTTGA
- a CDS encoding HAD family hydrolase produces MVTVKVHDKVFEDITGIIFDKDGTLSDSQSYLKQLAQKRARLIDAQVPGVGEPLLMSFGMLDGDLDPAGLMAVGSNHENAIAAAAYIAETGRSWFEALAIAKKAFEEAETVLGDRSGTSPLFTGSLEVLKFCHDAGLKLGILSMDNTANVKKFVQIYQLQDFIQLEMGAEFGLKPDPDLFLKACRDLGTEPSQTLMVGDAPGDIQMANNAGAAGSVGICWGDAAAAHLDAADVAIASLDALEIIA; encoded by the coding sequence ATGGTTACGGTTAAAGTTCACGACAAAGTTTTTGAAGATATTACAGGCATTATTTTCGATAAAGACGGGACATTATCAGATTCTCAAAGTTATCTCAAACAATTAGCTCAAAAGCGTGCGAGGCTGATCGATGCACAGGTGCCGGGGGTCGGTGAGCCGTTGCTAATGTCCTTTGGGATGTTGGATGGTGACCTCGATCCCGCTGGGCTGATGGCGGTGGGCAGTAACCATGAAAATGCGATCGCCGCCGCTGCTTATATTGCCGAAACGGGTCGCAGTTGGTTTGAAGCACTCGCAATTGCGAAAAAAGCTTTTGAAGAAGCGGAAACAGTGCTGGGCGATCGCAGTGGTACTTCCCCTTTGTTTACAGGAAGTTTGGAAGTGCTGAAATTTTGCCATGATGCTGGCTTGAAACTCGGTATTCTGTCGATGGATAATACCGCCAATGTGAAAAAGTTTGTCCAAATTTATCAGCTCCAAGACTTTATTCAGTTAGAAATGGGGGCAGAATTTGGTCTAAAACCAGACCCCGATTTATTCTTGAAAGCTTGTCGAGATTTGGGGACAGAGCCGAGCCAAACTTTAATGGTTGGTGATGCACCTGGCGATATTCAGATGGCGAATAATGCAGGTGCTGCGGGTTCGGTGGGAATTTGCTGGGGTGATGCAGCTGCTGCTCATCTCGATGCGGCAGATGTGGCGATCGCCTCCCTTGATGCCCTAGAAATTATTGCGTAA
- a CDS encoding tetratricopeptide repeat protein, whose amino-acid sequence MQGLICLVCGLMLWLGLQVSPADAMTNEAYLRGDRLTREAVQAAKKGDLFTAEKIWSDLIDEFPGNPALWSNRGNTRASMNNFDEALADLNEAVRLAPDEVDPYFNRGAILEQKQQFKAAIDDYDKAIELDPNEAIAYHNRGNAYGSLGNWSQAVKDYKKATELDPRFAWAAESYALALYQNGDIEKGIQRMKSVVRKYPLFADARVGLTAMLWGNKQFGEAESNWVSANGLDKRYKDLDWIRNIRRFPPTVADNLDSFLHLN is encoded by the coding sequence ATGCAAGGATTAATTTGTTTGGTTTGTGGACTCATGCTGTGGTTGGGTTTACAGGTCTCACCAGCAGATGCCATGACAAATGAAGCCTATCTGCGCGGCGATCGCCTCACCCGTGAAGCTGTGCAAGCGGCGAAAAAGGGCGACTTATTCACTGCTGAAAAAATATGGTCAGACCTAATCGACGAGTTCCCTGGCAATCCTGCCCTCTGGAGTAACCGTGGCAATACCCGCGCCAGCATGAATAATTTCGATGAAGCCCTCGCCGATCTGAACGAAGCTGTTCGCCTTGCGCCCGACGAAGTTGACCCCTACTTTAATCGCGGTGCCATCCTCGAACAGAAACAGCAATTCAAAGCAGCTATTGATGATTACGACAAAGCTATTGAGCTAGACCCCAACGAGGCGATCGCCTACCACAATCGCGGTAATGCCTACGGCAGCCTAGGTAATTGGTCACAGGCCGTTAAAGATTATAAGAAAGCCACCGAATTAGACCCACGATTTGCATGGGCAGCCGAAAGTTATGCCCTTGCATTATACCAAAACGGTGACATAGAAAAAGGGATCCAAAGGATGAAAAGTGTCGTCCGCAAATATCCACTTTTCGCAGATGCGAGAGTTGGCCTCACCGCGATGCTTTGGGGTAATAAGCAATTTGGGGAAGCTGAGAGCAACTGGGTATCTGCCAATGGCCTAGACAAACGCTACAAAGATCTTGATTGGATCCGCAATATTCGTCGCTTTCCGCCTACCGTTGCCGATAATCTCGATAGCTTCCTGCACCTCAACTAA
- a CDS encoding sulfotransferase family 2 domain-containing protein — protein sequence MLISHRYKFIYTKTVKTASTSVESFFERFCMPDGEWEATHARAEYESPTGVIGFRGKNPPSNTKWLNHMSARKIKKQVGDDIWNSYFKFCVIRNPYDKCISAFEHFGKNHQTKRLSILDRIQTRRMKDEQLRFYDYIRNNPPIDRDKYIIDNEICVNDFIRYESLQDDIERICKHIGVPYESDLLPSFKRGRRRPDATGETLYTELSRQKIAKEFAFEIDYFGYN from the coding sequence ATGCTTATCAGTCATCGTTACAAGTTTATTTATACCAAGACTGTAAAAACAGCGAGTACAAGCGTGGAATCATTTTTTGAAAGATTTTGTATGCCAGATGGTGAGTGGGAGGCAACACATGCACGAGCAGAATATGAATCACCAACAGGTGTTATTGGATTTAGAGGAAAAAATCCACCATCAAATACAAAATGGTTAAATCATATGTCAGCACGAAAAATAAAAAAACAAGTAGGAGATGATATTTGGAATAGTTATTTTAAGTTTTGCGTTATTCGCAATCCATATGACAAATGTATATCTGCGTTTGAACACTTTGGGAAAAATCATCAAACAAAGCGGCTGTCGATATTGGATCGAATTCAAACTCGAAGAATGAAAGATGAGCAACTTCGTTTTTATGATTATATCCGCAATAATCCTCCAATAGATCGAGATAAATACATCATTGACAATGAAATTTGTGTAAATGATTTTATTCGTTATGAATCACTTCAAGACGATATTGAAAGGATATGCAAACATATTGGTGTGCCCTATGAATCAGATCTTTTACCTTCATTTAAAAGGGGTCGTCGTCGTCCAGATGCAACAGGAGAAACTCTATATACAGAATTAAGTCGTCAAAAAATAGCAAAAGAATTTGCTTTTGAAATTGATTATTTTGGTTATAATTAG
- the hslO gene encoding Hsp33 family molecular chaperone HslO, protein MADQLIRGTAADNGIRVVGVITTKLTQVARDRHNLSYVATAALGRTMASALLISSSMKKQDARINLRIKGDGPLGGLLVDGGPDGTVRGYVHNPTVELPPNEKGKLDVGGAIGKGFLYAVKDFGHGYPYSSTVELVSGEIGDDVTHYLATSEQTPSALVLGVFVGSEGVTAAGGILLQILPKAARDEALIAKLESRLGKLSGFTPLLQQGKSLHDIFQDLLGDEGLHIFSETQMLRFDCSCTFERMMGALKMLGKDELLDMIETDGGAEATCNFCNEVYHADINHLNNLISQLDGQGA, encoded by the coding sequence ATGGCAGATCAACTGATTCGCGGCACAGCTGCTGACAATGGCATACGAGTTGTTGGCGTGATTACCACCAAGCTCACCCAAGTAGCACGCGATCGCCACAACCTCTCCTACGTTGCAACAGCAGCGTTAGGACGGACAATGGCCTCTGCTCTGCTCATTTCCTCTAGCATGAAGAAACAAGATGCCCGGATTAATCTCCGCATTAAGGGTGATGGTCCGTTGGGAGGTTTGCTGGTGGATGGTGGCCCCGATGGCACAGTGCGTGGTTATGTCCACAATCCAACTGTGGAACTACCTCCTAATGAGAAAGGTAAGCTCGATGTCGGCGGAGCGATCGGTAAAGGCTTTTTGTATGCCGTGAAAGATTTTGGTCATGGCTATCCCTACTCCAGTACCGTTGAGCTGGTGTCTGGCGAGATTGGCGATGACGTTACCCATTATTTAGCCACCTCTGAGCAAACTCCTTCAGCCTTAGTGCTTGGCGTTTTTGTGGGGTCTGAGGGTGTCACTGCCGCAGGTGGGATTTTATTGCAGATTTTACCGAAAGCTGCACGAGATGAAGCTCTAATTGCCAAACTTGAAAGTCGATTAGGTAAACTATCGGGTTTTACGCCACTGCTCCAACAAGGGAAGTCATTGCACGATATTTTCCAAGATCTGTTGGGAGATGAGGGACTACATATTTTCTCAGAGACTCAAATGCTACGGTTTGATTGCAGTTGTACCTTTGAGCGGATGATGGGCGCTTTAAAAATGCTTGGTAAGGATGAACTGCTGGACATGATCGAAACCGATGGTGGTGCGGAAGCAACATGCAATTTCTGCAATGAGGTTTACCATGCCGACATTAATCATCTCAATAATTTAATTTCTCAGTTAGATGGACAAGGAGCATAG